In one Bacteroidales bacterium WCE2004 genomic region, the following are encoded:
- a CDS encoding zinc transporter, ZIP family translates to MIPFLGTALGSAFVFFMKREMPALLQKVLLGFASGVMVAASVWSLIIPAIEMGEGASAVVPPVIGLLAGFAFLLLIDYVTPHLHATGEAEGPQSRLSRTTKLALAVTIHNFPEGMAVGVAIAGALTADFNMAGALALSLGIAIQNVPEGAIISMPLRAEGNSRRRSFGIGTLSGIVEPIGGALVLLLSTAVLGIMPYMLAFAAGAMLYVVVEELIPEYSQGRHSNIGTVGFALGFALMMILDVLLG, encoded by the coding sequence ATGATTCCTTTCCTGGGCACTGCGCTCGGGTCTGCTTTCGTATTCTTCATGAAGCGGGAGATGCCGGCGCTGCTGCAGAAGGTCCTGCTGGGATTTGCCTCCGGCGTGATGGTGGCGGCGTCCGTGTGGTCGCTGATCATTCCCGCCATCGAGATGGGAGAGGGGGCCTCGGCGGTCGTGCCGCCGGTCATCGGCCTGCTGGCCGGTTTCGCCTTCCTGCTGCTCATCGACTACGTCACCCCGCACCTCCACGCCACCGGTGAGGCCGAAGGCCCGCAGAGCCGCCTGTCGCGTACCACCAAGCTCGCGCTGGCCGTGACCATCCACAATTTCCCGGAGGGAATGGCGGTCGGCGTTGCCATCGCAGGCGCCCTGACGGCCGATTTCAACATGGCCGGCGCCCTGGCCCTCTCGCTGGGCATCGCCATCCAGAATGTCCCCGAAGGGGCCATCATCTCGATGCCCCTGCGCGCGGAGGGCAACTCCCGCCGGCGCTCGTTCGGCATCGGGACGCTGAGCGGCATCGTCGAGCCCATCGGCGGCGCGCTCGTGCTGCTGCTTTCCACCGCCGTCCTCGGCATCATGCCGTATATGCTGGCCTTTGCCGCCGGCGCCATGCTGTACGTGGTCGTGGAGGAGCTGATCCCAGAGTACTCCCAGGGCAGGCACTCCAACATCGGCACCGTCGGCTTCGCGCTCGGTTTCGCCTTGATGATGATCCTGGACGTCCTGCTGGGCTAA
- a CDS encoding dTMP kinase, protein MLIVIEGLDGAGKSTQVRMFREYLAGVCPTLEYIHFPRYDAPVYGGLIGKFLRGGFGSIESVHPQLVALLFAEDRHAAAPDIRRILCAGGTVLLDRYVYSNIAYQCAKLASDSEAEELREWINNTEYGQFDLPRPDLNIFLDVPIGFVEQSLSAQRGGGDREYLHGRQDIHEADIAFQRRVREMYRRQAELDPHFIIVDCGDAEGRMLPPDAIFNKIKTVYENYPKD, encoded by the coding sequence ATGCTTATCGTGATCGAAGGCCTGGACGGCGCCGGCAAGTCCACCCAGGTCCGTATGTTCAGAGAATACCTCGCCGGAGTCTGTCCCACGCTCGAGTACATCCATTTCCCGCGCTATGACGCGCCCGTCTACGGCGGCCTGATCGGGAAGTTCCTGCGCGGCGGCTTCGGCTCCATCGAGAGCGTGCATCCGCAGCTCGTGGCGCTCCTTTTCGCCGAAGACCGCCACGCCGCCGCCCCCGACATCCGCCGCATCCTGTGCGCGGGCGGCACGGTCCTGCTGGACCGTTACGTCTATTCCAACATCGCATACCAGTGCGCGAAGCTCGCCTCCGACAGCGAGGCCGAGGAGCTCCGCGAATGGATCAACAACACCGAATACGGGCAGTTCGACCTTCCCCGGCCGGACCTCAACATCTTCCTGGACGTCCCCATCGGATTCGTGGAGCAGAGTCTCTCCGCCCAGCGCGGCGGAGGCGACCGCGAATACCTCCACGGCCGGCAGGACATCCACGAGGCGGACATCGCCTTCCAGCGCCGCGTGCGCGAGATGTACCGCCGGCAGGCGGAGCTCGACCCGCATTTCATCATCGTGGACTGCGGCGACGCCGAAGGCCGGATGCTGCCGCCCGACGCCATTTTCAACAAAATCAAGACTGTCTATGAGAATTATCCGAAGGATTAG
- a CDS encoding protease-4 yields MKDFIKMVLAVLCGLFIAGFIAFILFFGMIGSLAAGSKPVLPRSGVLTLNLGKFALGEQTQEADPFGSLSPASLLTGASSSVPATIGIWDAVQAINAAAEDPAVKYIFLRADGNLSGVTQLEELRTALKHFRATSGKPVVAYLESFSTGEYYIASVADKIYMTSHLGAEPMMYGVGSQMFFFGDLLKKFGVNVQLIRHGKYKSAGEMYTRGNASPENREQYQRMIDSIWETIGDEIAASRDIERARLDALINGLELRLPQDCVDNGLVDALVDRQALEDKLTSLAVADEYKDIKWIDFADYVEARNLPTKIRQKIAVVYADGEIVNGSAKSDVAGNRFAAILAKVRADSTVKAVVLRVNSPGGSVQASEVIKDELDRLQAVKPVVASYGSTAASGGYWISNNCEKIFSNATTLTGSIGVFGLVPDLSKTAREFAHVGVESVTSHKHGDIMGMMRPLDAAEYGYMLTGIEAVYDRFTTIVSEGRGIPKATVDAIGQGRVWTGADALGINLVDEIGTLEDAIHYAAAAAGDPDLDSWNIKGYPAPMGASERFLDMLSGGKGNENAMVATLRKLSSPQVYARMDNDIRIK; encoded by the coding sequence ATGAAAGATTTTATCAAAATGGTGTTGGCGGTGCTCTGCGGCCTTTTCATTGCCGGATTCATCGCCTTTATCCTCTTCTTCGGCATGATCGGCTCCCTGGCCGCCGGCAGCAAACCCGTCCTCCCCAGATCCGGTGTTCTCACCCTCAATCTCGGCAAATTCGCCCTCGGTGAGCAGACACAGGAGGCCGATCCGTTCGGCTCCCTGAGCCCGGCTTCCCTGCTGACCGGAGCCAGCTCCAGCGTCCCCGCCACCATCGGCATCTGGGACGCCGTGCAGGCCATCAACGCCGCCGCCGAAGATCCCGCCGTCAAGTACATCTTCCTCCGCGCCGACGGCAACCTTTCCGGCGTGACCCAGCTCGAGGAGCTGCGCACTGCCCTGAAGCACTTCCGCGCCACGAGCGGCAAGCCCGTCGTCGCCTACCTGGAATCCTTCAGCACGGGCGAATACTACATCGCCTCCGTGGCGGACAAGATCTATATGACCTCCCATCTGGGCGCCGAGCCGATGATGTACGGCGTCGGTTCGCAGATGTTCTTCTTCGGCGACCTGCTGAAGAAATTCGGCGTCAACGTGCAGCTGATCCGCCACGGCAAATACAAGTCGGCCGGCGAGATGTACACCCGCGGCAACGCCAGTCCGGAGAACCGCGAGCAGTACCAGCGGATGATCGACTCCATCTGGGAAACCATCGGCGATGAGATCGCCGCTTCCCGCGACATCGAGCGCGCCCGGCTGGACGCCCTCATCAACGGCCTGGAGCTCCGTCTCCCGCAGGATTGCGTGGACAACGGCCTCGTGGACGCGCTGGTGGACCGCCAGGCCCTGGAGGACAAGCTCACGTCCCTCGCCGTCGCGGACGAGTATAAAGACATCAAGTGGATCGACTTCGCCGACTACGTGGAGGCCCGGAACCTTCCGACCAAGATCCGGCAGAAGATTGCCGTCGTCTATGCCGACGGCGAGATTGTCAACGGCTCCGCCAAAAGCGACGTTGCCGGCAACCGCTTTGCCGCCATCCTCGCCAAGGTCCGCGCCGACTCCACCGTCAAGGCCGTCGTGCTGCGCGTCAACTCTCCGGGCGGCAGCGTCCAGGCATCCGAGGTCATCAAGGACGAGCTCGACCGGCTCCAGGCCGTCAAGCCCGTCGTCGCCTCCTACGGCAGCACCGCCGCATCCGGCGGCTATTGGATCTCCAACAACTGCGAGAAGATCTTCTCCAACGCCACCACCCTCACGGGCTCCATCGGCGTATTCGGCCTGGTACCGGACCTCTCCAAGACGGCCCGGGAGTTCGCCCACGTGGGCGTTGAAAGCGTCACGTCCCACAAGCACGGCGACATCATGGGCATGATGCGCCCGCTCGACGCGGCCGAGTATGGCTATATGCTCACCGGCATCGAGGCGGTCTATGACCGCTTCACCACCATCGTCTCCGAGGGCCGCGGCATTCCGAAGGCGACCGTCGACGCCATCGGGCAGGGCCGTGTCTGGACCGGCGCCGATGCGCTCGGCATCAACCTGGTCGACGAGATCGGCACCCTGGAGGACGCCATCCACTATGCGGCCGCCGCAGCGGGCGATCCCGACCTGGACAGCTGGAACATCAAGGGCTACCCCGCCCCGATGGGCGCCTCCGAGCGCTTCCTCGACATGCTCAGCGGCGGCAAGGGCAACGAGAACGCGATGGTCGCCACGCTCCGCAAGCTCTCCAGCCCGCAGGTTTACGCGCGCATGGACAACGACATCCGCATCAAATAA
- a CDS encoding histidyl-tRNA synthetase, whose protein sequence is MAQKPSIPKGTRDFGPQETARRNYIFDTIRSVFRTYGYAQIETPAMENLSTLLGKYGEEGDKLLYRILNSGDAFADVDMSKPLTPQVCEKGLRYDLTVPFARFVVQHQNELSFPFKRFQIQPVWRADRPQKGRYREFYQCDVDAIGSRSQLCELELVQIVDKVFEKLGVRVLVKINNRKVLTGLAEICGFPDKVVDITVAIDKLDKIGLDAVKDEMREKGLTDAAIAVLEPVLTLSGTNAEKLARMRSIMGASETGLKGLDELEELFGFIAAAGIATPVEIDLSLARGLNYYTGAIFEVKALDWQIGSICGGGRYDNLTGIFGLPDMSGVGVSFGADRIYDVLAGLDKFPQGLSSATRLLLANMGADEVRYLLPLAAALRAQGVSVELYPDAAKLKKQFDYAERKSIPFLSITGASEMEQGVVNLKNLASGEQKSFAKDDIAGILAFLG, encoded by the coding sequence ATGGCACAGAAACCTTCCATACCAAAAGGCACCCGCGATTTCGGTCCTCAGGAGACCGCGCGGCGCAACTATATCTTCGACACGATCCGTTCCGTCTTCCGTACTTATGGCTACGCCCAGATCGAGACGCCGGCGATGGAGAACCTCTCCACGCTGCTCGGCAAGTACGGCGAGGAGGGCGACAAGCTGCTGTACCGGATCCTCAATTCCGGCGACGCCTTCGCCGACGTGGACATGTCGAAGCCGCTGACCCCGCAGGTATGCGAGAAGGGCCTCCGCTACGACCTCACGGTGCCGTTCGCCCGCTTCGTGGTGCAGCACCAGAACGAGCTGTCCTTCCCGTTCAAGCGTTTCCAGATCCAGCCGGTCTGGCGGGCCGACCGTCCGCAGAAGGGCCGCTACCGCGAATTCTACCAGTGCGACGTGGACGCCATCGGCTCCCGCAGCCAGCTCTGCGAGCTGGAACTGGTGCAGATCGTGGACAAGGTCTTCGAGAAGCTGGGCGTGCGCGTGCTCGTCAAGATCAACAACCGCAAGGTCCTCACCGGCCTGGCGGAGATCTGCGGCTTCCCCGACAAGGTGGTGGACATCACCGTGGCCATCGACAAGCTGGACAAGATCGGCCTTGACGCCGTCAAGGACGAGATGCGCGAGAAGGGCCTGACCGACGCCGCCATCGCCGTGCTCGAGCCCGTGCTCACCCTGAGCGGGACCAATGCGGAGAAGCTCGCCAGGATGCGCAGCATCATGGGCGCTTCCGAGACGGGCCTCAAGGGCCTGGACGAGCTGGAGGAGCTGTTCGGATTCATCGCTGCCGCGGGCATCGCCACGCCGGTCGAGATCGACCTCTCGCTGGCCCGCGGCCTCAATTATTATACGGGCGCCATCTTCGAAGTCAAGGCGCTCGACTGGCAGATCGGCAGCATCTGCGGCGGCGGCCGCTACGACAACCTCACCGGCATCTTCGGCCTGCCCGACATGTCCGGTGTGGGCGTGAGCTTTGGCGCCGACCGCATCTACGACGTGCTCGCCGGCCTGGACAAGTTCCCGCAGGGGCTCAGCAGCGCCACGCGCCTGCTGCTCGCCAACATGGGCGCGGACGAGGTCCGCTACCTGTTGCCGCTTGCCGCGGCGCTCCGCGCGCAGGGCGTGTCGGTGGAGCTCTACCCCGACGCCGCCAAGCTCAAGAAGCAGTTCGACTACGCCGAGCGCAAGTCCATCCCCTTCCTGTCCATCACGGGCGCTTCCGAGATGGAGCAGGGCGTGGTGAACCTGAAGAATCTCGCTTCCGGCGAGCAGAAGTCCTTCGCCAAGGACGACATCGCCGGCATCCTGGCCTTCCTGGGCTAG
- a CDS encoding TonB family C-terminal domain-containing protein (manually curated), with product MKRIAILLALAFSSVPLLGQVPNASEACPKEVREAPDSTSRVYKFRVDNLDEEPQFQGGGVPDFAKWVVSRLENVDPETCIIGRIYLQFVVKADGSVADIKVVRSSSHPLFDEEAIRVVSGSPKWKPGKHRGEAVDVLIVLPIVFSLQ from the coding sequence ATGAAAAGGATCGCCATATTATTAGCTTTGGCTTTCAGTTCTGTTCCTTTATTGGGGCAGGTTCCGAATGCATCTGAAGCATGCCCGAAAGAAGTGAGGGAAGCCCCGGACTCTACATCTCGTGTTTATAAGTTCCGGGTTGACAATCTTGATGAAGAGCCCCAGTTCCAGGGAGGGGGTGTGCCCGATTTCGCTAAATGGGTGGTTTCCAGGCTTGAAAATGTCGATCCCGAGACTTGTATTATCGGACGTATTTACCTTCAGTTTGTGGTAAAGGCCGATGGCTCCGTTGCCGATATAAAGGTGGTCCGTAGCAGTTCGCATCCCTTGTTTGATGAGGAGGCCATCCGTGTCGTGTCGGGTTCGCCGAAATGGAAACCCGGAAAACATAGGGGAGAGGCTGTCGACGTTTTGATCGTTCTGCCTATCGTCTTTTCCCTTCAATAG